A portion of the Streptomyces sp. NBC_01335 genome contains these proteins:
- the eccB gene encoding type VII secretion protein EccB produces the protein MQSRRDHVHAYQFATGRLAAALVTGEPATGEPPARRSVVGTVIGMVLALLACAGFAVYGLIKPGGNTAWAQPNAIVVEKETGTRFLYLDGVLHPVANYASALLGASGSQAGTDVRTVSRNSLGGTPRGSEVGIPGAPDSVPAGPALLTGAWSRCLTPGRAGGEALDFAPSDGAAPARAAAGRRILLTDGDGASYLLWNGTRYALGGRSALVAMELDGQDPLTVPDSWLPALPSGPVLDAASVPDRGKPGPSIGGQGTTVGQVFTTGTDGTAPAQYYVLRGDGLAPMNRTEYQLMATGSGQGSPRRVSRADVAAAPGSPDRTLLHRLPDFLSGPLARPGEGTVCLRQLAAGGTVHTTVTWERTPPAGAGPVTVPVGAGLLVQDLAATSRTTTPPTYLVTDLGLKYPMTDTATLSALGYGSGQARPVPGAVLDLLPTGPTLSRAAALTAVTTAPAPSAPAAPKGP, from the coding sequence CAGCCCTGGTGACCGGAGAACCCGCGACCGGCGAGCCACCGGCCCGGCGCAGCGTCGTCGGTACGGTCATCGGGATGGTCCTCGCCCTGCTCGCCTGCGCCGGGTTCGCCGTCTACGGCCTGATCAAACCGGGCGGGAACACCGCCTGGGCCCAGCCGAACGCCATCGTCGTGGAGAAGGAGACCGGCACCCGCTTCCTCTACCTGGACGGCGTCCTGCACCCGGTGGCGAACTACGCCTCCGCGCTGCTCGGCGCGTCCGGCTCCCAAGCCGGCACCGACGTGCGGACCGTCTCCCGCAACTCCCTGGGCGGGACGCCGCGCGGGAGCGAGGTCGGAATCCCGGGGGCGCCGGACTCCGTACCCGCCGGCCCGGCGCTCCTCACCGGAGCGTGGTCCCGGTGCCTGACCCCCGGCCGGGCCGGCGGCGAGGCACTCGACTTCGCGCCCTCCGACGGCGCCGCCCCCGCCCGCGCCGCGGCCGGCCGCCGCATCCTGCTGACCGACGGCGACGGCGCCTCGTACCTGCTCTGGAACGGCACCCGGTACGCACTCGGCGGCCGTTCCGCGCTGGTGGCGATGGAACTCGACGGCCAGGACCCGCTCACCGTCCCCGACTCCTGGCTGCCGGCCCTGCCGTCGGGCCCCGTCCTCGACGCCGCCTCCGTCCCGGACCGCGGCAAGCCGGGCCCCAGCATCGGCGGTCAGGGCACCACGGTCGGCCAGGTGTTCACCACCGGCACCGACGGCACCGCCCCCGCCCAGTACTACGTCCTGCGCGGCGACGGACTGGCCCCGATGAACCGCACCGAATACCAGCTGATGGCCACCGGCTCCGGACAGGGCTCACCCCGCCGGGTGAGCCGCGCCGATGTCGCCGCGGCCCCCGGCTCCCCGGACCGCACCTTGCTGCACCGGCTGCCCGACTTCCTCTCCGGCCCCCTCGCCCGGCCGGGCGAGGGCACCGTCTGCCTGCGCCAACTGGCCGCCGGCGGCACGGTGCACACCACGGTGACCTGGGAGCGGACACCCCCCGCCGGGGCGGGACCGGTCACCGTCCCGGTCGGAGCCGGGCTGCTGGTGCAGGACCTCGCCGCCACGTCCCGGACCACCACGCCCCCGACCTACCTGGTGACCGACCTGGGCCTGAAGTACCCGATGACGGACACGGCCACCCTGTCCGCCCTCGGGTACGGCAGCGGCCAGGCGCGCCCCGTCCCCGGAGCCGTACTCGACCTGCTGCCCACCGGCCCGACGCTGTCCCGCGCAGCGGCCCTCACCGCCGTGACCACCGCGCCGGCACCCTCGGCACCCGCCGCCCCGAAGGGCCCCTGA